A genomic segment from Helicobacter sp. NHP19-012 encodes:
- the htpG gene encoding molecular chaperone HtpG, with protein MASTKHTFQTEINQLLDLMIHSLYSNKEIFLRELISNASDALDKLSYMVISDEAHKSLEFHPQINLSFDEKAKSLTIADNGIGMSEEELISNLGTIAKSGTKSFLANLSGDQKKDSALIGQFGVGFYSSFMVAHKVVVQSKKALSEQAFAWVSDGKGSYEISPCVKEGFGTEITLYLKDEEAQFANRWEIEHIVKKYSEHIPFPIFLSYTETKSEGEGGNKKEVTEDKCTQINSAKALWRMPKNELKDEDYKEFYKSFAHDNSAPLAWIHNKAEGVLEYNTLFYIPSTAPFDLFRVDYQSGVKLYVKRVFITDNDKELLPQYLRFVRGIIDSEDLPLNVSREILQQNKILANIKSASTKKILAEIEKLSQDTETYKKFYAQFGRVLKEGLHSDFENKDKILDLLRFASSKGEESLSLKAYKASMPSGQKSIYYMVGESLDLLKASPLLEKYTQKGFDVLLMGDEVDAFVMPGVTEYDKTPFKDAASAETLKELGLAEISETEKEEFKGVIEAFKEALKDEVKEVALSKDLHSAVALVGDAQNAMMANLMRQMGQSVQEQPKTLELNIGHAIIQKLKGVEDHALLTDVAHLLFDSAKLLENGALKNAKAFNDRLSATILRAF; from the coding sequence ACACACTTTCCAAACCGAAATTAACCAGCTTTTGGATTTAATGATCCACTCTCTTTATTCCAATAAAGAGATTTTTTTAAGGGAGCTCATCTCAAATGCCTCCGATGCCCTCGACAAATTGAGCTACATGGTGATCAGCGATGAGGCGCATAAGTCTTTAGAGTTTCACCCCCAAATCAATTTGAGTTTTGATGAAAAAGCCAAGAGTCTCACGATCGCCGATAATGGCATTGGCATGAGCGAAGAAGAGCTGATCTCAAACTTAGGCACGATCGCCAAATCAGGCACAAAGAGCTTTTTAGCTAATTTGAGCGGGGATCAAAAGAAAGACAGCGCGCTTATCGGGCAGTTTGGCGTGGGCTTTTACTCTAGCTTTATGGTTGCTCATAAAGTCGTGGTGCAAAGCAAAAAAGCCCTAAGCGAACAAGCCTTTGCGTGGGTGAGCGATGGCAAGGGCTCTTATGAAATCAGCCCTTGCGTCAAAGAAGGCTTTGGCACAGAAATCACGCTGTATCTCAAAGACGAGGAGGCACAATTTGCCAACCGCTGGGAGATCGAGCACATTGTAAAAAAATACTCCGAGCACATCCCCTTTCCCATTTTCTTAAGCTACACTGAAACCAAAAGCGAGGGCGAGGGCGGAAACAAGAAAGAAGTTACAGAGGACAAATGCACCCAAATCAACAGCGCAAAAGCCCTTTGGCGCATGCCTAAAAATGAACTCAAAGACGAGGACTACAAAGAGTTTTACAAAAGTTTTGCGCACGACAACAGCGCACCGCTGGCGTGGATACACAACAAAGCCGAAGGGGTGTTAGAATACAACACGCTTTTTTATATCCCAAGCACCGCCCCCTTTGACTTATTTAGAGTGGATTACCAATCAGGCGTGAAACTCTATGTTAAACGGGTATTCATCACCGACAACGACAAAGAGTTGTTGCCCCAATATTTGCGCTTTGTGCGTGGGATCATTGACAGCGAGGATTTGCCCTTGAATGTGAGCCGTGAGATTTTGCAACAAAATAAAATCTTAGCTAACATCAAAAGCGCATCCACTAAAAAAATCCTAGCCGAGATTGAAAAATTAAGCCAAGACACAGAAACTTACAAGAAGTTCTACGCTCAGTTTGGGCGGGTGTTGAAAGAGGGCTTGCACAGCGACTTTGAGAATAAAGACAAGATTTTAGACTTGCTACGCTTTGCCAGCAGTAAGGGCGAAGAGTCGCTATCGCTCAAAGCCTACAAGGCCAGCATGCCAAGCGGACAAAAAAGCATTTATTACATGGTCGGCGAGAGTTTAGACCTACTCAAAGCCTCCCCACTCCTAGAAAAATACACCCAAAAGGGCTTTGATGTGCTCTTAATGGGCGATGAAGTGGATGCCTTTGTCATGCCCGGGGTTACCGAATACGACAAAACTCCTTTCAAAGACGCAGCCAGTGCTGAAACCTTAAAAGAATTAGGACTAGCTGAAATCAGCGAGACAGAGAAAGAGGAGTTTAAGGGAGTGATAGAGGCGTTTAAAGAAGCCTTAAAAGATGAGGTGAAAGAAGTCGCCTTGTCTAAAGATTTGCACTCAGCGGTCGCGCTTGTGGGCGATGCACAAAACGCCATGATGGCAAATTTAATGCGCCAAATGGGCCAAAGTGTGCAAGAACAGCCCAAGACTTTAGAACTCAATATCGGACACGCCATCATCCAAAAGCTTAAGGGCGTGGAAGATCACGCCTTACTCACCGATGTGGCGCACTTGCTGTTTGACAGCGCAAAGCTCTTAGAAAATGGGGCGTTAAAAAACGCTAAAGCCTTTAATGACCGCTTA